The region TCCCGTGCCCGATCCTTCGGCAGATGCCGAGCTTTTGGGCCAGCTTCAGATTGGCACGGGAAACAAAGATGATCCGGGTGCTGACCCTGGCAGCCGCCTTTTCCAGAAAGATATAGAGCTTTCGCGCCAGGGGCCGCTGATAATCATGGAAACCGAATCCATGGACCGTATGGACAATGCAGCCAATCCCGGCGGCAGCGGCAGCCATTCGCCCAAGAATCCCGGCTTTTGAGCTGTTGGTGTGGACGATGATCCTCGGATTTTCCATCTTTTCCCGGTGCAGGATCAAAATAAGGTGAACCAGGGCGAGAAAATCCCACACCGGGTGAACCTGGCGGTGAAGGGCTGGAACGAAAATGCACTTCACCCCTTTCAGGGACCTGGCCTTTTGCACAAGAAGGCCGTGCTGACCGCTGATCAAAACAGGCTCGAATCTGCTCCGGTCCAGATTCTCCACCGTAGACAGAGTAGCTTCCTGAGCCCCGCCAAGCTCCAGCTTGGTGATGATCTGAACGATCCGGATTTTCCCGGTTTTTGTATCCGGCATGTTTCCCCCTGTGAGAATGTCTTCGGGAAAGATTATGCGGCTACCAGGGCATTCACTGTCCTGGCCGTTTCCATCCCGGCTACAAGTGCCTGTCCCATCGAGGAATATTCCCATCCGCCGTAGCGGCCAACCGAGTGGATGTCCTGAGTCTGCAGATACTGCCGGATAACGGGCAGGGATTTCTGGCGGTGTGAATCGAAAGTTACATAAGCACAGGGAATATCGAGAAAAGAATGTGAAATGACCAGATCGCTTTCCCGCAGCAGGCCGCAGTCGATGAGTTTGGACAGCGTCAGTTTCAGCATCCTGTCAGGATCGATCTGCTCGCCGGGCAGGTGGGAAATTTCCACATAGAGTGAGCTGGACCCTGAAGGCGCTACTCCGGAAGAAAAATTGGTGGGGAAACCCACCCGGTAGAAGGGATATTCTGATTCCGGGAAATAAATCCAGTGCTGATCCGAGACTTTCTCGCGGGCTACACCGAGATTGAGACAAAATACCGAGGTGGAGCGCAGGTTTTCAGCCAGGGATTTTATCTGCGCCGGGGCATCGCTGATTATCCTGACAAGCTCCGGCAGAGGGATGGAAGAGATAAGCTGCTGGTAGCCGATTGATTCCCCATCCTGAAACCAGACCGCCTTTTTCCGGGTTTCGATCCTGACTGCTTCCATGCCGGTCCGGACCCTGTTAATCGAGGGCAAAAAACTCTTGCCGAGAACCTCTATCCCCCCCTCGGCAGGATAGTAAAAGGTCTGATTATAACCATATTCCTGCTCGTTCTGGTTAAAACAGCCCTTCACGACCTCCTCCAGATTGGGGACGGGAATCATGGACAAGGCCCAATCAAAGGTCATCTCCGCTGGATCGATCCGCCACATCTTCTGATTGTACGGCAAGAGAAAATGTCTGGCTATGCCCTGTCCGAAATTCCGGACTACCCAGTCTTTGAAGTTTTCCGGCGGCTGGGAAGTCGGAGATTGCTGATGAGTGCGTAAAAGCTCCAGCAGGCATTCGCAGATGACTTTCTGCGGCAGGCCGCTGAGATGGGCCTGAAACGGATACGGCAGATAGGTCTTATGAGTGTGAATACTGGCTTTCCGCTGATGGGAAACCCAGAAAATGTGGCCGATAGCTTCAATCAGATTCCTGATCCGGTTATCGTGAAAGTGAAGCAGATGGCCGGTGAAGTCAAAGGTAAAACCATCGCGGCAGACAGAGCGGCAAAGCCCTCCTGCCTCCTGCTCTTTTTCAAACAGCTCATATTCCTGCTTCAGATGATAGGCAGCGCTCAATCCGGTCAGACCTGCTCCAAGAATCACAACTTCAGTTTCATACGGCATACGATCCTCCCACATGCATTGCAAGGCTATGAGTTAAAAGTACTTCACATGGTCATATCAATCTTTTTCAAGAGATATCCAGCCAGAAGGAAGAAGGCGATGACGAGAAAGACAATCAGTCCGGCCCAGGCCGTCGTTACGCTGATCAGGATCAGGCTGCACACTCCCAGAACCACCGAAATCCCATAGGCCAGAAGAACGGTGGCCTGCTTGGATAAAGCCCACTTGCGCAGCCGGAGGGCAAAATGATCGTTGCTCCCTCTCAGGATCGACATGCCGCGGCGGTAGCGGATATAACTGACAAAGATCATCTCAAACAGCGGAACTCCCAGAATCATGAGGGGTGCAACCAATCCCAGGCTGGACCTTTCGGTATATCTGCCGATCATGGCCATGGCCCCCAGCAAAAGGCCCAGCAGGAGACTTCCGGCATCCCCCAGATAGATTTTGGCTGGGAAAAAATTATACCGCAAAAATCCCAGCAGGCTTCCGGCCAGAGCCAGAGTGGCTACGGCAATGGCCTGGTTATGATTCCACTGGGCAATGACAAAGAGAAAGAAACAGGAAACAAACGATACTCCTGCCGAGAGCCCATCCATGATATCGATCAGGTTCAGGGCATTGGTCATGCCGACCAGCCAGAAGAAGGTCAAAGGAATGCTGATCCACTCAGGGATAAAGGACAGCCGGATCATGATCCCGCATTTGATCATGGCCAGGGCTGCAATCACCTCCCCCATGAGTTTCACCTCAGGCGGCAGGTTCCCCACATCGTCAATAATGCCCAGCATGACCACAATGCTCCCCCCAAGGAGCAGCCCCATGACCTGGGGATCGAAGTCCGAAAAGGTGAGGGCCAGAGAAAAGAGAAAGGAGATAAACACCGCTACACCCCCAAGGTAGGGAATCGCGGTCTCCTGATTCTTCAGCTTTCCATCGGGCCGGTCAACAATATTGAGCTTGATCGCCCCCGTCCGGATGAGCGGCGTGATATGCCATGATAGAGCCAGGGCAATGACAAAGGAAAGAATGGCGGAGAGCATTGACGCACCTATATTAATTGACGCACCTATGGCAAATGGACTATAGTATAAAGGGAGGTGATAATTATGAGTAATGATAACGATGTCTATGATGTAGCAGCAGCAGGGGCAAAATTATCTGCTCTTATCAGCGAGGTTGAGCATCAGCAGAAGAAAGTGTTTATTACCCGGCAGGGGAAAAATATTGCCGTCATTATACCGTTTGAGGAATTCATCAATCAGCAAAGCAGGGAGCAGGCAAAAAATGGCTTTTGCCTGGCTCAGGGTGATTTGGCGGATATGAATACGGAAGATTTTGACAGGTTTCTCGACGATATCTATCAGGCACGGGAAGAAGCCTTCGAGAGGAAGGTTGATATTGATATGTAGTAAGAGTATGTGCGTTGGAATTTTTTGCCCGGCCTGTCATCCTGAGAGGGCTGTGAGATGGTCCAGTGCAACATCTTTTTTGAGTTGCCTGATGAGCTTTTTGATTGTCTTGGCTGTTGAATCAATAACAATTACTTCAGGAGGAATCGAGAACTCAAAGTAGAGTTTAAAATCCTCCTGCGTGGCAATGAGGATCATCGCAGAAGCATGTTTGGTCTTTGAAGCTTCATACAGTGAGCAGGCAGCTTCTACCAGTGATTCATTCCGCCGTTGTACTCTGACCGGAACCGGTCCCCCTCTATATTCAATCTTGAGGAGGGCATCTATCCCCTTATTCCTGTGGACAGGAGTAATATCCAGTCCGTAAAGGTGAGCAAGGGCATACTCGCTCACATTCTCGTATGCATCCCTGCCAGCCTGAAGAAGATAAGAATTCGTTTTTATTGGATTGTTCAGGCGATCCCTGGTAATTTGAATCGCATCGGTGGAGATATCTATCCCTATTGAATTGCGTTCAAGCAATTGAGCTGCCACGAGGGTGGTTCCGCTGCCGCAGAAAGGATCGAGTACCACATCCCCACGGTCTGTTACCAGTTCGATGATTCTTTCGAGCAGAAGGATGGGTTTTTGGGTTGGGTATCCGGTTCTTTCCGCTGCTTTTGGATTTAAAAATGGGATATCCCATACATCACCCAGAGGAACACCTTTCTTAAAACCATTCGGTATGGTTTTCCCCTGTGCATCCCTGGCATAAACCGCTTTTCCAAAGCTATCCCGCCGCCTCCGTTGAAGAATCTGGTCAACATTAGTGGCGGAGGAGTAATCCTGGAGTATCTCGTTGAATTTATAATTCTCTGTTTTTGAATAAAATAAAATATTCTGATGGCAGGGCAATAAATTTTTTTGAGAATTCGACCATCTGCGGTAATACCAGATAATCTCTGCCCGAAACATCTGGGGGCCAAAAATTTTATCTAATAAGAATCGCGCAATATATGAGGCATTCCGGTCGCAATGGAAAAAAATTGAACCGGAAGGACGAAGTAGCCGGTGCAATCGTTGCAGGCATTTATGGATAAACTCTTCGTAGGCATCAAGAGATTCCCAGGTATCAGAAAATTGGAACTCCTTTGTTCTATCTCTCGTGCCCAGTTTTTGTATTTTTTGGGTAAAAAATGGTGGGTCTAAATAGACAAGGTCTATACTTTCATCCAAAATATTTTTCAAAACCTCTAAACAATCACCTGGATATACTTCGGCTTTCATTTTATCTCTAACTTCTCTTCTGCGAGTTGTTCTAATATATGCTTAAAATCCACGTTTGTTCGATTGAGAACATACTCCCATGCAGCATCACCAAAATAGTAGTGACCACCCAGCCCATGATAGAGTGTTCTTAGGGTTTGTTGGATCCTCATCGCCTGTTTTCTATTGGGATAGCAAAACATGACCCTTACAGGAATATATCCTGCTTGAGCTACAGCCTTTAGGCGAGTATGTTCTTTGGTAATGTGATCTCCATCTGTGGTTGCATCACGCCACTTGATTTCTATAGCGTCATGGCCAATAACACAATCTATCTGAAAAGTCTTTGGACGCTGCCCCTCTGTATTGGGAATTTTTATCGATCCTGAATCAGGGTACTTGTATTTAAAGCACAACCTTGCTGCTTCTTCAAGGAATGAACCTGCATACTTATACAGGAAACGACCTTTGTTCTGATATAGATCAATAAGCCTTCCTTCCTCATCCGTAACCCCCAGAACTCTATATATAAGCAAATGAGATACATCATCATTGTCCATATCCTGAATACGCTGATCAATTCGGGCTTTTAACTCCTCAGCATACCGCTTCGCCAACTCTCCGATATCATCTTTAATACTCATTTCTGACCTTCTATGCAAGCTTTCCTGCTCTCACCTCGCAGGCTTTGTATCCCTCAATCTTGTTTACCATATTACAAAATAGCCACTGGAATTACAAGGGGAAAGTAGCCTTCACCCCTCATACAGCCTCTCAATCTGTTCAACAGTCTTCCGAAAGGAAAACTGATTCCGCACCCGCAGTCTCCCTGCTTCGCCGAGCTTTCTGGCAAGGGCAGGGTCTTGGATCAGGGTTGATATCGCCCTGGCCAGTTCCCGAGGAGAGTGGTCTGGCACCAGGATGCCGGTCTGGTTGTGGAGTACGATTTCCGGCACTCCCCCTACCCGTGTGGCCACCACCGGAATTCCAAACGACATGGCTTCCAGCACTGACATCGGAAGCCCTTCTTCCCTGGAGGGAAGAACAAAAAGGTCAAAGGTCTGGAGCAGAGAATCAACATCATTCCGAAAACCGAGGAAAAGAATCCGGGACCTGACCCCAAGCCTTTCAGCCAGTGCCTCAAGGGGCTTTCTCTCCGGTCCATCCCCAGCCAGGATGATCCGGAAATTGCCGCTGCCCAGTTCCAGGGCAGCGGCAGCCCGCACCAGGTCTTCCACTCCCTTGTCTGGATGCAGCCGGGCCACACAGCCGATAATCTGCTCATGTACAGATAATCCAAGGTTGCACTTCAGCCGAAGGATATCCTCCGGGTTAGCGCCCCGCTTCGTATCGACACCGCTGTAAATCACCCGGATCCTGGCCGGGTGAATCCGCTCCCGGACCTGGAGCTGTCTGGCCACAGCCTCGGAAACAGCCAGGGTATACCGGCTTAAAGGGGCCGTGATCCGGTCCAGCCACACAGCCACGGGGTGCTTATGCCGGGTCAGGCCGCGCTCCGAAGATATGATGAGAGGAACACCGGCCAGGGTCCCGGCTATCCGGCTCAAGATATTGGCCCGGTACAAAAAAGCATGGACGCAAGTATACTCTCCCTTCCTGATGAGGCAGGTCAGGCGGATAAGCCCCAGGAGGCAGCAAGCCGGAGTCATCCAGTTGACCTCTTCCGGCATGTTGAGG is a window of bacterium DNA encoding:
- a CDS encoding FAD-dependent oxidoreductase, which produces MPYETEVVILGAGLTGLSAAYHLKQEYELFEKEQEAGGLCRSVCRDGFTFDFTGHLLHFHDNRIRNLIEAIGHIFWVSHQRKASIHTHKTYLPYPFQAHLSGLPQKVICECLLELLRTHQQSPTSQPPENFKDWVVRNFGQGIARHFLLPYNQKMWRIDPAEMTFDWALSMIPVPNLEEVVKGCFNQNEQEYGYNQTFYYPAEGGIEVLGKSFLPSINRVRTGMEAVRIETRKKAVWFQDGESIGYQQLISSIPLPELVRIISDAPAQIKSLAENLRSTSVFCLNLGVAREKVSDQHWIYFPESEYPFYRVGFPTNFSSGVAPSGSSSLYVEISHLPGEQIDPDRMLKLTLSKLIDCGLLRESDLVISHSFLDIPCAYVTFDSHRQKSLPVIRQYLQTQDIHSVGRYGGWEYSSMGQALVAGMETARTVNALVAA
- a CDS encoding MraY family glycosyltransferase, with product MLSAILSFVIALALSWHITPLIRTGAIKLNIVDRPDGKLKNQETAIPYLGGVAVFISFLFSLALTFSDFDPQVMGLLLGGSIVVMLGIIDDVGNLPPEVKLMGEVIAALAMIKCGIMIRLSFIPEWISIPLTFFWLVGMTNALNLIDIMDGLSAGVSFVSCFFLFVIAQWNHNQAIAVATLALAGSLLGFLRYNFFPAKIYLGDAGSLLLGLLLGAMAMIGRYTERSSLGLVAPLMILGVPLFEMIFVSYIRYRRGMSILRGSNDHFALRLRKWALSKQATVLLAYGISVVLGVCSLILISVTTAWAGLIVFLVIAFFLLAGYLLKKIDMTM
- a CDS encoding type II toxin-antitoxin system prevent-host-death family antitoxin; translated protein: MSNDNDVYDVAAAGAKLSALISEVEHQQKKVFITRQGKNIAVIIPFEEFINQQSREQAKNGFCLAQGDLADMNTEDFDRFLDDIYQAREEAFERKVDIDM
- a CDS encoding site-specific DNA-methyltransferase: MKAEVYPGDCLEVLKNILDESIDLVYLDPPFFTQKIQKLGTRDRTKEFQFSDTWESLDAYEEFIHKCLQRLHRLLRPSGSIFFHCDRNASYIARFLLDKIFGPQMFRAEIIWYYRRWSNSQKNLLPCHQNILFYSKTENYKFNEILQDYSSATNVDQILQRRRRDSFGKAVYARDAQGKTIPNGFKKGVPLGDVWDIPFLNPKAAERTGYPTQKPILLLERIIELVTDRGDVVLDPFCGSGTTLVAAQLLERNSIGIDISTDAIQITRDRLNNPIKTNSYLLQAGRDAYENVSEYALAHLYGLDITPVHRNKGIDALLKIEYRGGPVPVRVQRRNESLVEAACSLYEASKTKHASAMILIATQEDFKLYFEFSIPPEVIVIDSTAKTIKKLIRQLKKDVALDHLTALSG
- a CDS encoding ApaLI family restriction endonuclease, which produces MSIKDDIGELAKRYAEELKARIDQRIQDMDNDDVSHLLIYRVLGVTDEEGRLIDLYQNKGRFLYKYAGSFLEEAARLCFKYKYPDSGSIKIPNTEGQRPKTFQIDCVIGHDAIEIKWRDATTDGDHITKEHTRLKAVAQAGYIPVRVMFCYPNRKQAMRIQQTLRTLYHGLGGHYYFGDAAWEYVLNRTNVDFKHILEQLAEEKLEIK
- a CDS encoding glycosyltransferase, yielding MRILFVITSSHIGGTENFLFQLVTHLDASRFQPEVCSLKKTGYYAQRLRERGIPVYSLNMPEEVNWMTPACCLLGLIRLTCLIRKGEYTCVHAFLYRANILSRIAGTLAGVPLIISSERGLTRHKHPVAVWLDRITAPLSRYTLAVSEAVARQLQVRERIHPARIRVIYSGVDTKRGANPEDILRLKCNLGLSVHEQIIGCVARLHPDKGVEDLVRAAAALELGSGNFRIILAGDGPERKPLEALAERLGVRSRILFLGFRNDVDSLLQTFDLFVLPSREEGLPMSVLEAMSFGIPVVATRVGGVPEIVLHNQTGILVPDHSPRELARAISTLIQDPALARKLGEAGRLRVRNQFSFRKTVEQIERLYEG